A genomic segment from Truepera sp. encodes:
- the pbpC gene encoding penicillin-binding protein 1C: MAVLLALGTGLWAVVDRWVGATDLPPLTVETSVEVLAQDGRLLRAFTVADGRWRLAVTPASVDPGYLAMLVAYEDRRFYAHHGVDFGALARAAWQFLRHGQVVSGASTLTMQVARLLEDGSTGTMAGKLRQLRVALALERVLSKDEVLALYLQLAPMGGNLEGVRAGSLAWFGKEPGRLTEAEAALLIALPQAPGLRTPDEHPEVARAARDRVLARAAAVGAIDPDAARAAMREALPTARRPFPTLAPHLADRLRAAEPERQLHHTSLDADLQAALEALAAGALAGLPAQATLALLVADVDSGAILASVGSADYAAGARQGFVDMTQALRSPGSTLKPLVYGLAFSAGMAHPETFLNDRPEDYSGYAPQNFDGVFRGPVTAREALQASLNLPVIALTEALGPATVLAAIRQAGVSAVVPGDAPGLAISLGGIGVSLEGLVQLYAAIARGGEAVALSSTGAMAPGPNARIMAPAAAWLVADVLAGTHRAATLPDWQLAVKTGTSSGHRDALALGFDGAHVAGVWAGRADGTPVPGMYGAEVALPVLFEVFARLGPRPVPLAPAPPGTLVAASNGDLPLPLRQFGARLVGTEDAPRLTFPPDGAAIVPLAGEILARVERGRAPFTWFADGEPVAIGTFDRETRLAVEGPGFVTLSVLDAEGRAARVRVEVR, from the coding sequence GTGGCCGTGTTGCTGGCGCTCGGCACCGGCCTTTGGGCCGTGGTCGACCGCTGGGTCGGGGCCACCGACCTGCCGCCGCTGACGGTCGAGACTTCGGTGGAGGTGCTGGCGCAAGACGGCCGGCTGCTGCGGGCGTTCACGGTGGCGGACGGCCGCTGGCGGCTGGCGGTGACGCCCGCGAGCGTGGACCCCGGCTACCTCGCCATGCTCGTCGCTTACGAGGACCGGCGCTTCTACGCGCACCACGGCGTTGACTTCGGCGCGCTCGCGCGCGCCGCCTGGCAGTTCCTCCGCCATGGGCAGGTCGTCTCGGGCGCTTCGACCCTGACGATGCAAGTAGCGCGCCTGCTCGAGGACGGGTCCACCGGCACCATGGCCGGCAAGTTGAGGCAGTTGCGGGTCGCCTTGGCCCTCGAGCGGGTGTTGAGCAAGGACGAGGTCCTCGCGCTTTACCTCCAGCTCGCGCCCATGGGAGGCAACTTAGAAGGCGTGCGCGCGGGCAGCCTGGCCTGGTTCGGCAAGGAACCCGGGCGCCTGACCGAGGCGGAGGCGGCGCTCCTGATCGCCCTTCCGCAGGCACCGGGCCTGCGCACCCCCGACGAGCACCCCGAGGTCGCGCGGGCGGCGCGGGACCGAGTGCTGGCCCGCGCCGCGGCGGTGGGCGCGATCGACCCGGACGCCGCCAGAGCAGCCATGCGCGAGGCGTTGCCCACCGCGCGCAGGCCGTTCCCGACGTTGGCTCCTCACCTCGCTGACCGCCTACGCGCGGCCGAGCCAGAACGCCAGCTCCACCACACTTCGCTCGACGCCGACCTGCAGGCCGCGCTGGAGGCGCTCGCCGCGGGCGCGCTTGCAGGCTTACCGGCACAGGCCACACTGGCTCTCCTGGTCGCCGACGTCGACAGTGGGGCGATCCTCGCGAGCGTCGGCTCGGCCGACTACGCTGCGGGCGCGCGACAGGGCTTCGTCGACATGACCCAGGCACTGCGCTCGCCCGGCTCCACGCTCAAGCCGTTGGTGTACGGGCTCGCGTTCTCAGCCGGCATGGCCCACCCGGAAACCTTCCTGAACGACCGGCCGGAGGACTACTCGGGCTACGCGCCGCAGAACTTCGACGGCGTGTTCCGGGGGCCCGTCACCGCTCGCGAGGCCCTGCAAGCCTCCCTGAACCTGCCGGTGATCGCGCTGACCGAAGCGCTTGGGCCGGCCACGGTACTCGCGGCCATCCGACAGGCCGGGGTAAGTGCGGTGGTCCCCGGCGACGCGCCCGGCTTGGCCATAAGCCTGGGCGGCATCGGCGTGAGCCTCGAAGGGTTGGTGCAGCTGTACGCCGCCATCGCGCGCGGTGGCGAGGCGGTGGCGCTGTCGTCCACGGGAGCCATGGCCCCAGGCCCGAACGCTCGCATCATGGCGCCGGCGGCAGCGTGGCTGGTCGCGGACGTGCTGGCGGGCACGCACCGCGCCGCGACGCTGCCTGACTGGCAGCTCGCCGTCAAGACGGGCACGTCGAGCGGCCACCGCGACGCCCTCGCACTGGGCTTCGACGGTGCGCACGTGGCCGGGGTATGGGCGGGGCGCGCGGACGGTACGCCGGTGCCCGGCATGTACGGCGCGGAGGTGGCCCTGCCGGTCCTGTTCGAGGTATTCGCCCGCCTGGGGCCCCGTCCCGTCCCCTTGGCTCCGGCCCCGCCGGGAACGCTCGTCGCCGCGTCCAACGGAGACTTACCCCTTCCCTTGCGGCAGTTCGGGGCGCGCCTGGTCGGGACGGAGGACGCGCCACGGCTGACCTTCCCCCCCGACGGCGCCGCCATCGTGCCCCTGGCGGGCGAGATCCTTGCCCGGGTCGAGCGGGGACGGGCGCCCTTCACCTGGTTCGCCGACGGCGAGCCGGTGGCCATCGGGACCTTCGACCGCGAAACGCGACTGGCCGTGGAGGGACCGGGGTTCGTGACGCTGTCGGTGCTCGACGCCGAGGGTCGCGCGGCGCGGGTGCGGGTCGAGGTGCGGTAG
- a CDS encoding type II toxin-antitoxin system prevent-host-death family antitoxin, with the protein MTTIGVTELRAQLKGVLERVKQGEEFTITQNDRVVAALVHPSRLELRITTPSTAAAEELVAALAHARQDLPERGQGIEPARAEAMVEELRAERDSWD; encoded by the coding sequence ATGACCACCATCGGCGTCACGGAGTTGCGCGCTCAACTCAAGGGTGTGCTGGAACGTGTAAAGCAGGGCGAGGAGTTCACGATCACCCAGAACGACCGCGTGGTAGCGGCCCTGGTGCACCCGTCCAGACTCGAGCTGCGGATAACGACCCCTAGTACTGCCGCAGCGGAGGAACTCGTGGCTGCGCTGGCGCATGCCAGGCAGGATCTGCCGGAGCGGGGCCAGGGCATCGAGCCCGCCAGGGCCGAGGCAATGGTCGAAGAGTTGCGGGCCGAACGCGACAGCTGGGATTAA
- a CDS encoding PIN domain-containing protein has product MRTAFDSDVLTYAATPGHRLGKPVWAALDDTDGGRFGATLLLVELLIKPTQLANEAELHALTACLARLTLVPLTGEIAALAVSLAAHYRLKAPDAIHLASAVQVGAERFVTNNRKDFTSEISELEVVHPDEM; this is encoded by the coding sequence GTGCGCACCGCGTTCGACAGCGACGTTCTCACCTATGCCGCGACGCCTGGGCATCGGTTGGGGAAGCCGGTGTGGGCAGCACTTGATGACACGGATGGAGGGCGCTTCGGTGCGACACTCCTGCTCGTCGAACTGCTCATCAAGCCGACCCAGCTGGCTAACGAGGCGGAACTGCATGCGTTGACGGCCTGCTTGGCCCGGTTGACGCTGGTGCCCTTGACCGGCGAGATCGCTGCTTTGGCAGTAAGCCTCGCCGCGCATTACCGACTGAAGGCACCCGACGCCATTCACTTGGCCAGCGCCGTCCAGGTGGGGGCGGAGCGGTTCGTAACGAACAACCGCAAGGACTTTACCAGCGAGATCTCCGAACTGGAAGTCGTCCATCCTGACGAGATGTAG
- a CDS encoding ABC transporter ATP-binding protein: MLQGIVPAALIWITKTVIDLLALAVSAGSFEPSRLLSLTLMWIAGLLLESSLAPWTAAIQGNLNEKLTAQVNLSLMAKADSLPDLSAFESSDFYDDLQLLRDQAAYQPVNLLVYTTNGLREIVVVGSVLLLLGSIALWLPLLIMAASLPHALVLFRLQRLSWETMVWKSPNARLMQYLSSLLLTDQHAKEARLYRYGPWLMNRYQAAFEDTHEATRRVRVRQSAWSNALTGVSALGNGFAFYWVASRAALGHVGPGSVVLLVQSLLYVQQNLLLLTQDVTMLQDTLRYFSKLTDFLAYEPPMATADSTNPVPRLGTRGTELKDVSFAYPDGREALHNVSLTLAPGQVTALVGENGAGKSTIAKLLARFYDPSDGVVLVEGQDLRTLDLSEWRDGIGAIFQDFGRYQLTLEENITLAAEPLTPENAAETLRLSGLEDVAERLEEGIRSRLGKQFGGTELSGGEWQKVALARALARRHRSHLLILDEPSSSLDPRSEHALYAQFAELAHGVTTLLITHRLGSVRMADTIHVLKEGRLIESGTHDELMLQDGHYATLWHMQAESYQDPQPNGYPSAS, translated from the coding sequence ATGCTGCAGGGCATCGTGCCCGCGGCGCTCATCTGGATCACGAAGACAGTGATCGACCTGCTGGCACTGGCGGTCTCTGCAGGCAGCTTCGAGCCCTCCCGTCTACTGAGCTTGACGCTCATGTGGATTGCGGGGTTGCTACTGGAGTCGTCACTGGCGCCCTGGACCGCGGCAATCCAAGGCAACCTCAACGAGAAGCTCACCGCGCAAGTCAACCTCTCACTCATGGCGAAAGCCGATTCATTACCCGACTTGAGCGCCTTCGAGTCGAGCGACTTCTACGACGACCTTCAGCTGCTCAGGGATCAAGCGGCCTACCAGCCGGTGAACCTGCTGGTATACACCACCAACGGCCTGCGCGAGATCGTGGTGGTGGGTTCGGTACTGCTGCTTCTAGGCTCCATCGCTCTGTGGTTGCCTCTGTTGATCATGGCCGCGTCGTTACCGCACGCCCTCGTGCTCTTCAGACTGCAACGCCTCTCCTGGGAAACGATGGTGTGGAAGAGTCCCAACGCTCGGCTCATGCAGTACCTCAGTTCGCTCCTCCTCACGGACCAGCACGCCAAAGAGGCGAGGTTGTACCGTTACGGCCCGTGGCTCATGAACCGTTACCAGGCAGCCTTCGAGGATACGCACGAGGCTACGCGCCGCGTCCGCGTAAGACAAAGCGCGTGGTCCAACGCCCTGACCGGCGTGAGCGCCCTCGGGAACGGCTTCGCTTTCTACTGGGTAGCAAGCCGCGCCGCGCTCGGCCATGTCGGCCCCGGCAGCGTGGTGTTGCTGGTGCAGTCACTCCTGTACGTGCAGCAGAACCTCCTGCTCCTCACCCAGGACGTCACCATGCTCCAAGACACGTTGCGGTATTTCAGTAAACTCACGGACTTTCTGGCGTACGAGCCGCCGATGGCCACAGCCGACTCGACCAACCCCGTACCAAGGCTAGGAACCCGCGGCACCGAACTGAAGGACGTGAGCTTCGCTTACCCGGATGGCCGCGAGGCCCTCCACAACGTCTCCCTCACGCTCGCACCCGGCCAGGTGACAGCGCTGGTGGGCGAGAACGGCGCCGGGAAGTCGACCATCGCCAAGCTGCTTGCGCGCTTCTACGACCCCAGCGACGGAGTGGTGCTCGTCGAAGGTCAAGACCTGCGCACCCTTGACCTGAGCGAGTGGCGCGACGGAATCGGAGCGATCTTCCAAGACTTCGGGCGTTACCAGTTGACGCTCGAAGAGAACATCACCCTGGCCGCTGAGCCGTTGACCCCTGAAAACGCTGCGGAGACGCTACGTCTCAGCGGGCTCGAAGACGTGGCCGAGCGGTTAGAAGAGGGAATCCGCAGCCGCCTCGGCAAACAGTTCGGCGGAACCGAGCTCTCCGGCGGCGAATGGCAGAAGGTGGCGCTAGCCAGGGCTCTAGCCAGACGCCACCGTTCGCACTTACTCATCCTGGACGAGCCCAGCTCCTCCTTAGATCCCCGAAGCGAGCACGCTCTTTACGCGCAGTTCGCCGAACTCGCTCACGGCGTAACCACGCTACTGATCACTCACCGGCTAGGCTCAGTAAGGATGGCCGACACCATCCACGTGCTGAAAGAAGGCCGGCTGATCGAATCCGGCACGCACGACGAACTGATGCTCCAAGACGGCCATTACGCCACCCTCTGGCACATGCAGGCGGAAAGCTATCAAGATCCTCAGCCCAACGGGTACCCGTCAGCCTCGTAA